A stretch of the Agromyces larvae genome encodes the following:
- a CDS encoding carbohydrate ABC transporter permease, whose product MTALNTAGPAVTAGPAPSRNTKHSARRKARRWGEISLFAGPAVLVYLLFVLLPVILAAFYSFFNWNGLGPLDRFIGLDNYTRLLSDPVFHRSVFNNFFIIVMSLIIQGPLAILVALLMNRPLRFRGLLRALIFVPYVLSEVTAGLAWQILLQSVPPNRWGPFDTLLRSIGVENPPAWLADQDVVMWTMFGILTWKYLGLAIILMLAGLSGVPEELYEAAALDGAGWWKTQWYITVPLLGPTIRIWAFLSIIGALQLFDMVWIVTGGGPLNASSTMAVYMVKNGLNVSQIGFGSAVAVVLFLISLVIALVYQRFALRRDLAGAITGGVR is encoded by the coding sequence ATGACCGCTCTCAACACGGCCGGGCCCGCGGTGACCGCGGGCCCGGCCCCCTCACGCAACACGAAGCACTCCGCACGGCGCAAGGCGCGCAGGTGGGGCGAGATCTCGCTCTTCGCCGGCCCCGCCGTGCTGGTCTACCTGCTCTTCGTCCTGCTGCCGGTGATCCTGGCCGCCTTCTACAGCTTCTTCAACTGGAACGGACTCGGCCCGCTCGACCGTTTCATCGGGCTCGACAACTACACCCGACTCCTCTCCGACCCGGTGTTCCACCGCTCGGTGTTCAACAACTTCTTCATCATCGTGATGTCCCTGATCATTCAGGGGCCCCTCGCGATCCTCGTCGCGCTGCTCATGAACCGGCCCCTGCGCTTCCGCGGGCTGCTGCGCGCGCTCATCTTCGTTCCGTACGTCCTCAGCGAGGTGACGGCCGGTCTGGCCTGGCAGATCCTGCTGCAGTCGGTGCCGCCGAACCGCTGGGGTCCGTTCGACACGCTCCTGCGCTCCATCGGCGTCGAGAACCCGCCCGCGTGGCTGGCCGATCAGGACGTCGTGATGTGGACGATGTTCGGCATCCTGACCTGGAAGTACCTCGGCCTCGCGATCATCCTCATGCTCGCCGGTCTCTCGGGCGTGCCCGAGGAGCTCTACGAGGCCGCCGCCCTCGACGGCGCCGGCTGGTGGAAGACGCAGTGGTACATCACCGTGCCGCTGCTCGGCCCGACCATCCGCATCTGGGCGTTCCTGTCGATCATCGGTGCGTTGCAACTCTTCGACATGGTCTGGATCGTCACCGGAGGCGGGCCGCTCAACGCCTCGTCCACCATGGCGGTCTACATGGTCAAGAACGGCCTCAACGTCAGCCAGATCGGCTTCGGCAGCGCCGTCGCCGTCGTCCTGTTCCTCATCTCCCTCGTCATCGCCCTCGTGTACCAGCGCTTCGCGCTGCGCCGCGATCTCGCGGGAGCCATCACCGGAGGGGTGCGCTGA
- a CDS encoding phosphatase PAP2 family protein, translated as MTGQTVETRVRRFRRRVPIAVGLTAIALAFGLGALIMLRGGGLPMPIDEEWAEEVLTIRGPVGDVLAGFMNWLGGGIVGVILIPAGGAILLVVLGRPWAALYFVVASAVSAAIVQLLKELFGRDRPEDMLVTSDFGSFPSGHVANAATIAVVVGVIAPRARVWAAGVAYTALMAVSRTYLGVHWVTDTIGGALVGAGAALLVWAVLAGPLERERLAWIERMSRRNAERAQAHVTPPAGSARS; from the coding sequence ATGACCGGGCAGACCGTCGAGACGCGCGTGCGGCGCTTCCGGCGCCGGGTGCCGATCGCCGTCGGCCTCACGGCGATCGCGCTGGCCTTCGGGCTGGGGGCGCTGATCATGCTGCGCGGGGGCGGGCTGCCGATGCCGATCGACGAGGAGTGGGCCGAGGAGGTGCTCACCATCCGCGGCCCCGTGGGCGATGTGCTCGCCGGGTTCATGAACTGGCTGGGCGGCGGCATCGTCGGGGTGATCCTCATCCCGGCGGGCGGCGCGATCCTGCTCGTGGTGCTGGGCCGGCCGTGGGCGGCGCTGTACTTCGTGGTCGCGTCGGCGGTGAGCGCGGCGATCGTGCAACTGCTGAAGGAGCTGTTCGGCCGCGATCGCCCCGAGGACATGCTGGTCACCTCCGATTTCGGGTCCTTCCCCTCCGGGCATGTGGCGAACGCGGCCACGATCGCGGTCGTGGTCGGGGTGATCGCGCCGCGCGCCCGGGTCTGGGCGGCCGGCGTCGCGTACACGGCGCTGATGGCGGTGAGCCGCACCTACCTCGGCGTGCACTGGGTGACCGACACGATCGGCGGCGCGCTCGTCGGCGCCGGGGCGGCGCTGCTCGTGTGGGCGGTGCTCGCCGGCCCGCTCGAGCGGGAACGGCTGGCCTGGATCGAACGGATGTCGCGGCGCAACGCCGAGCGCGCGCAGGCGCACGTGACGCCCCCGGCCGGTTCGGCGCGCTCGTGA
- a CDS encoding carbohydrate ABC transporter permease — MAVLPAATDANTRAMTVADTRALRRQERARRSGTAGGRRIGSHVLLVIMAIYFVVPIWWLFVAATKSTGSLFSSPALWFDDPLAFFANIAGLFEHQGGIYWRWLGNSFLYAFSAGLGATIVAVLAGYGFAKYRFRGRTAVFGMILGSVMVPLTALVIPTFMLLSQYGLINTPWAVILPSLLNPFGVYLMRVYTQDAVPDELLEAARIDGAGEWRTFRTIVVPLLRPAIVTVLLLSVVGTWNNFFLPLAVLTNPDLLPVTVGLNRWLALSNAGAGGEQVWNLITSGAFISVVPLLLSFLFLQRYWQGGLTLGSVK, encoded by the coding sequence ATGGCCGTCCTCCCCGCCGCGACCGACGCGAACACCCGGGCCATGACCGTCGCCGACACGCGCGCGCTGCGCCGCCAGGAACGCGCCCGACGCTCCGGCACGGCCGGCGGCCGCCGCATCGGCTCGCACGTGCTGCTGGTCATCATGGCGATCTACTTCGTCGTGCCGATCTGGTGGCTGTTCGTGGCCGCCACCAAGAGCACCGGCAGCCTGTTCTCGAGCCCCGCGCTCTGGTTCGACGACCCGCTCGCGTTCTTCGCGAACATCGCCGGCCTGTTCGAGCACCAGGGCGGCATCTACTGGCGCTGGCTCGGCAACTCGTTCCTGTACGCGTTCTCGGCCGGGCTCGGGGCGACGATCGTCGCCGTGCTCGCCGGGTACGGGTTCGCGAAGTACCGGTTCCGGGGCCGCACCGCGGTGTTCGGCATGATCCTCGGCTCGGTGATGGTGCCGCTCACCGCGCTCGTCATCCCCACCTTCATGCTGCTCAGCCAGTACGGGCTCATCAACACCCCGTGGGCCGTCATCCTGCCGAGCCTGCTCAACCCCTTCGGCGTCTACCTGATGCGCGTCTACACGCAGGACGCGGTGCCCGACGAACTGCTCGAGGCCGCCCGCATCGACGGCGCGGGGGAGTGGCGCACCTTCCGCACCATCGTCGTGCCGCTGCTGCGGCCCGCGATCGTGACCGTGCTGCTGCTGAGCGTCGTCGGCACCTGGAACAACTTCTTCCTCCCGCTCGCCGTGCTCACCAACCCCGACCTGCTGCCGGTCACCGTCGGCCTCAACCGCTGGCTCGCGCTGTCGAACGCCGGCGCCGGCGGCGAGCAGGTGTGGAACCTCATCACCTCGGGCGCCTTCATCTCGGTGGTGCCGCTGCTGCTGTCGTTCCTGTTCCTGCAGCGGTACTGGCAGGGCGGGCTCACGCTCGGGAGCGTGAAGTAG
- a CDS encoding ROK family protein, with amino-acid sequence MIERSGTFDGVHRRNLSKLLTLVHLEGPLSRARLTAMTGLNRSTVAALAAELADLGLTIERAPDPTNRVGRPSPVVAPSPDVLAVAVNPELDAVTIAAVGLDGRIPVRERVEVDRIVTPDETAALVADAIARWRSAELPGARFVAVGLAVPGLVRADDGMVRFAPHLDWRDVPLPALVEQATGLPAVVGNDATFGVTAEHLFGAGRGVDHIVYLNGGASGIGGGLIVHGLPVGGAGGYAGEFGWNRPGIADPDDRTAPAGVLEAEVSRARLLAVAGLAHADEPTLAAVLAASDDVEVGAELARQRRILSTALANAVNVLNPSLVVLGGFLATVAASDPDALHEAVVAQTMPAAAEGLEIRVAALGEDRLLIGAAEAAFADLLRDPIGPGD; translated from the coding sequence GTGATCGAACGGAGCGGAACTTTCGACGGCGTCCACCGTCGGAATCTCTCGAAACTCCTCACCCTCGTGCATCTCGAAGGGCCGCTGTCGCGCGCCCGGCTGACCGCCATGACCGGGCTCAACCGATCGACCGTCGCGGCCCTCGCCGCCGAGCTCGCCGACCTCGGTCTCACGATCGAGCGCGCGCCCGATCCGACGAATCGGGTCGGCCGCCCGTCGCCCGTCGTCGCGCCGTCGCCCGACGTGCTCGCCGTGGCGGTCAACCCCGAGCTCGATGCCGTCACGATCGCCGCGGTCGGTCTCGACGGCCGCATCCCCGTGCGCGAGCGCGTCGAGGTCGATCGCATCGTCACCCCCGACGAGACGGCCGCCCTGGTCGCCGACGCGATCGCACGCTGGAGGTCGGCCGAGCTGCCCGGGGCCCGGTTCGTCGCGGTCGGTCTCGCGGTGCCGGGGCTCGTGCGCGCCGACGACGGGATGGTGCGGTTCGCGCCGCACCTCGACTGGCGCGACGTCCCGCTGCCCGCGCTCGTCGAGCAGGCGACCGGGCTGCCCGCGGTGGTCGGCAACGACGCCACGTTCGGCGTCACCGCCGAGCACCTCTTCGGCGCCGGCCGCGGCGTGGATCACATCGTGTACCTGAACGGCGGTGCGAGCGGCATCGGCGGCGGGCTCATCGTGCACGGGCTCCCGGTCGGCGGCGCCGGCGGGTACGCGGGCGAGTTCGGCTGGAACCGCCCCGGCATCGCCGACCCCGACGACCGCACGGCGCCGGCCGGGGTGCTCGAGGCCGAGGTGAGCCGCGCGCGGCTGCTCGCGGTCGCCGGGCTGGCCCACGCCGACGAGCCCACGCTCGCCGCGGTCCTCGCCGCGAGCGACGACGTCGAGGTCGGCGCCGAGCTCGCGCGCCAGCGACGCATCCTCTCGACCGCGCTCGCGAACGCGGTGAACGTGCTGAACCCGTCGCTGGTGGTGCTCGGCGGATTCCTCGCCACGGTGGCCGCGAGCGATCCCGACGCCCTGCACGAGGCCGTCGTCGCCCAGACGATGCCGGCCGCCGCGGAGGGCCTCGAGATCCGGGTGGCCGCGCTCGGCGAGGACCGCCTGCTGATCGGCGCCGCCGAGGCCGCTTTCGCCGATCTGCTGCGCGACCCGATCGGGCCGGGCGACTGA
- a CDS encoding carbohydrate ABC transporter permease has product MTTQAVDAPASAPQRPAGGPRRRRSGIERRQNVGWLFIAPFLVVFAAFLVFPLVYAFGMSLFSSTLATGTKFVGVDNYVKAFTDPLFLGGMGRVLLYAIVMIPAQLIVAGVAALLLDTLATWLSKASRLLIFAPYAIPVVIGALMWSFLYSPRFGPASTIFDLFGLDAPNFLSSDNIFFSLVNIVTWQWSGYYMIVIYAALRAIDPAIYEAARIDGANGFQIATRVKIPMISSSMIMVITFALIGTLQFFTEPTVLRSVASGALPADYTPNMYAFALAFSYSQFNYAATIAFSLGILVFLGSFGFLFLTRKQNGLK; this is encoded by the coding sequence ATGACCACCCAGGCCGTCGACGCGCCCGCGTCGGCACCCCAGCGCCCGGCGGGCGGCCCGCGCCGTCGCCGCAGCGGCATCGAGCGCCGGCAGAACGTCGGCTGGCTGTTCATCGCCCCGTTCCTCGTGGTGTTCGCCGCGTTCCTCGTCTTCCCGCTCGTGTACGCGTTCGGCATGAGCCTGTTCAGCTCGACGCTCGCGACGGGCACCAAGTTCGTCGGCGTCGACAATTACGTGAAGGCCTTCACCGACCCGCTGTTCCTGGGCGGCATGGGCCGCGTGCTGCTGTACGCGATCGTGATGATCCCGGCGCAGCTCATCGTCGCGGGCGTCGCCGCACTGCTGCTCGACACCCTCGCGACCTGGCTCTCGAAGGCCTCGCGCCTGCTGATCTTCGCGCCGTACGCGATCCCGGTCGTGATCGGCGCGCTCATGTGGAGCTTTCTCTACAGCCCCAGGTTCGGGCCGGCGTCGACGATCTTCGACCTGTTCGGTCTCGACGCGCCGAACTTCCTCTCCAGCGACAACATCTTCTTCTCGCTCGTCAACATCGTGACCTGGCAGTGGTCGGGCTACTACATGATCGTGATCTACGCGGCGCTGCGCGCGATCGACCCGGCGATCTACGAGGCGGCCCGCATCGACGGCGCCAACGGCTTCCAGATCGCGACCCGGGTGAAGATCCCCATGATCTCGTCATCGATGATCATGGTCATCACCTTCGCCCTCATCGGCACGCTGCAGTTCTTCACCGAGCCCACGGTGCTGCGCAGCGTGGCATCCGGTGCTCTGCCCGCCGACTACACGCCGAACATGTACGCGTTCGCGCTGGCCTTCAGTTACAGCCAGTTCAACTACGCGGCCACCATCGCGTTCTCGCTCGGCATCCTCGTCTTCCTCGGATCCTTCGGGTTCCTGTTCCTCACCCGCAAGCAGAACGGACTGAAGTGA
- a CDS encoding extracellular solute-binding protein, giving the protein MNRRSTKLVALGATAGLAALALAGCAPAGDGADGSGDTTTITWWHNGTGEPLNSFWEDVASEFEADHPGVNVEVEAFQSEDLQRTLIPNALQAGGDAAPDLFMVWAEGEIKAQVEAGYLKDLSGLTDVVDSVGGAGTGWNVDGKQYGIPFRYGIEGIWYNADLFEQAGITETPATFTEYSDAINKLAAAGVSPIGVGAGDGWPAAHWWYQFAIKTCSPESLDKAADTLEFDDPCFVEAGENLKAWMDEFDGDLPFQSNPTSTPAQSVPNSSAGLLASQTTAMELMGTWHRGEVAKLVPGAPADNPPAPEWLSWMPVPDIEGASGAPGAALGSGDAWGVYVDAPDETLDLLEYVMSEDVQTRFAALGEIPTVAGAEAGITDPVLKQIADGTQNAALVVTWLDTQYGPVIGQAMNDAIVNLMFGDGTPESVPEAMNAAAATL; this is encoded by the coding sequence ATGAACAGACGCAGCACCAAGCTCGTCGCACTGGGGGCGACCGCGGGACTCGCGGCGCTCGCGCTCGCCGGCTGTGCGCCTGCGGGCGACGGCGCAGACGGCTCCGGCGACACCACCACCATCACCTGGTGGCACAACGGCACCGGCGAGCCGCTGAACTCCTTCTGGGAGGACGTCGCGAGCGAGTTCGAGGCCGACCACCCCGGCGTCAACGTCGAGGTCGAGGCCTTCCAGAGCGAAGACCTCCAGCGCACCCTCATCCCGAACGCCCTGCAGGCCGGCGGCGACGCCGCACCCGACCTCTTCATGGTCTGGGCCGAGGGCGAGATCAAGGCCCAGGTCGAGGCCGGGTACCTCAAGGACCTGAGCGGCCTGACCGACGTCGTCGACAGCGTCGGCGGCGCCGGCACCGGCTGGAACGTCGACGGCAAGCAGTACGGCATCCCGTTCCGCTACGGCATCGAAGGCATCTGGTACAACGCCGACCTGTTCGAGCAGGCCGGCATCACCGAGACCCCGGCCACGTTCACCGAGTACAGCGACGCCATCAACAAGCTCGCCGCCGCGGGCGTCTCGCCGATCGGCGTCGGCGCCGGCGACGGCTGGCCGGCTGCTCACTGGTGGTACCAGTTCGCCATCAAGACGTGCTCGCCCGAGTCGCTCGACAAGGCCGCCGACACCCTCGAGTTCGACGACCCCTGCTTCGTCGAGGCCGGCGAGAACCTGAAGGCGTGGATGGACGAGTTCGACGGCGACCTGCCGTTCCAGTCGAACCCGACCAGCACCCCGGCGCAGAGCGTGCCGAACAGCTCGGCGGGCCTGCTCGCCTCGCAGACCACCGCCATGGAGCTCATGGGCACCTGGCACCGCGGTGAGGTCGCCAAGCTCGTTCCCGGCGCCCCGGCCGACAACCCGCCGGCGCCCGAGTGGCTCTCCTGGATGCCCGTCCCCGACATCGAGGGTGCTTCGGGTGCCCCCGGCGCCGCGCTCGGTTCGGGTGACGCGTGGGGTGTCTACGTCGACGCTCCCGACGAGACGCTCGACCTGCTGGAGTACGTCATGAGCGAAGACGTGCAGACGCGTTTCGCGGCGCTCGGTGAGATCCCGACGGTCGCGGGTGCCGAGGCCGGCATCACCGACCCGGTGCTCAAGCAGATCGCCGACGGCACGCAGAACGCCGCGCTCGTCGTGACCTGGCTGGACACGCAGTACGGCCCCGTCATCGGTCAGGCGATGAACGACGCCATCGTGAACCTCATGTTCGGCGACGGCACGCCCGAGTCGGTCCCCGAAGCGATGAACGCAGCGGCGGCCACGCTCTAG
- a CDS encoding LacI family DNA-binding transcriptional regulator — translation MAATLHDVARLAGVSIKTVSNVINDYPHVRAETRERVEHAIVELGYTPNLTARNLRSGRTGAIALAIPDLSLSYFAELAAAVIAAAEDAGAVVLVEQTDGDRDREIELLKSPRLKLTDGLIFSPLGMSQEDVAFLDVPYPLVVLGERIFDGPADHVTMRNVEAARAATEYLIAGGRRRIAVVGAHEGELVGSAALRMQGYREALDAAGIPFDPEIIGYTTLWHRSNGATTMRALLDRGAEFDAVFGFNDTLALGAMRVLQESGRRVPDDVAVIGYDDLDEAQYSIPSLTTVHPGQDWIARTAVASLLERIAGNGEASPPRLMLADYRIVERESAPPAAATR, via the coding sequence ATGGCTGCGACCCTCCACGACGTCGCCCGGCTCGCCGGCGTCTCGATCAAGACGGTGTCGAACGTCATCAACGACTATCCGCATGTGCGGGCCGAGACGCGCGAGCGCGTCGAGCACGCGATCGTCGAGCTCGGCTACACGCCGAATCTCACGGCGCGCAACCTGCGCTCGGGCCGCACCGGCGCGATCGCCCTGGCCATCCCCGACCTGTCGCTCAGCTACTTCGCCGAGCTCGCCGCGGCGGTGATCGCCGCCGCCGAGGATGCGGGCGCCGTGGTGCTCGTCGAGCAGACCGACGGCGACCGCGACCGCGAGATCGAACTGCTGAAGAGCCCGCGACTGAAGCTCACCGACGGGCTCATCTTCAGCCCGCTCGGCATGTCGCAGGAGGATGTCGCGTTCCTCGACGTGCCGTACCCGCTGGTCGTGCTCGGCGAGCGCATCTTCGACGGCCCGGCCGACCACGTGACGATGCGCAACGTCGAGGCGGCGCGCGCCGCGACCGAGTACCTCATCGCGGGCGGGCGGCGGCGGATCGCCGTGGTCGGCGCGCACGAGGGCGAGCTCGTGGGGTCCGCCGCGCTGCGCATGCAGGGGTACCGCGAGGCGCTCGATGCCGCGGGCATCCCGTTCGATCCCGAGATCATCGGCTACACGACGCTCTGGCACCGCTCGAACGGCGCGACGACGATGCGCGCGCTGCTCGACCGCGGGGCGGAGTTCGACGCCGTGTTCGGGTTCAACGACACGCTCGCGCTCGGTGCGATGCGCGTGCTGCAGGAGTCCGGGCGGCGCGTCCCCGACGATGTCGCGGTCATCGGCTACGACGATCTGGACGAGGCGCAGTACTCGATCCCCAGCCTGACGACGGTGCATCCCGGTCAGGACTGGATCGCGCGCACCGCCGTGGCGAGCCTGCTCGAGCGCATCGCCGGCAACGGCGAGGCGTCGCCGCCTCGCCTGATGCTGGCCGACTACCGCATCGTGGAGCGCGAATCCGCGCCGCCCGCTGCCGCGACGCGCTGA
- a CDS encoding ABC transporter substrate-binding protein yields the protein MKRKLLAASGVVAVAAAALTGCSAGGSAESCTNEIVNPDATQVSVWAWYPAFEEVVDLFNQNHDDVQICWTNAGQGNDEYTKFSTAIESGSGAPDVIMLEAEVLSSFSIRDALVDLSEYGAADVQGDYTEGAWKDVSSGDAVYAIPVDGGPMGMLYRKDILDQYGIPVPTTWDEFAAAAKTLKDAGAPGVLADFPPNGRAYTQALFAQAGSVPFDYDNANPGEIGIDVADQGSKDVLSFWADLADQGLVAVDEAFTADYNTMLVDGTYAIYVAAAWGPGYLQGLEGTDDSAVWQAAPVPQWDASNPVQINWGGSTFAVTSQAKDKEAAAVVAKEIFGTEEAWKIGIEQAALFPLWKPILESDYFRDLEYPFFGGQQINKDVFLDAAAGYAGFTFSPFQNYAYDQLQQEVTAVVVDGSKDASTALDDLQATLETYATEQGFELK from the coding sequence ATGAAGAGGAAGCTCCTGGCCGCGTCCGGCGTCGTCGCCGTCGCGGCGGCCGCGCTCACCGGGTGCAGTGCCGGCGGTTCCGCCGAGTCCTGCACCAACGAGATCGTGAACCCCGACGCCACCCAGGTCAGCGTGTGGGCCTGGTACCCCGCGTTCGAAGAGGTCGTCGACCTGTTCAACCAGAACCACGACGACGTGCAGATCTGCTGGACCAACGCCGGCCAGGGCAACGACGAGTACACCAAGTTCTCCACCGCGATCGAGTCGGGCTCGGGCGCACCCGACGTCATCATGCTCGAGGCCGAGGTGCTCTCGAGCTTCTCCATCCGCGACGCGCTCGTCGACCTCAGCGAGTACGGTGCCGCCGACGTGCAGGGCGACTACACCGAGGGCGCGTGGAAGGACGTCTCGAGCGGCGACGCGGTCTACGCGATCCCGGTCGACGGCGGCCCCATGGGCATGCTCTACCGCAAGGACATCCTCGACCAGTACGGCATCCCGGTGCCCACCACATGGGACGAGTTCGCCGCCGCCGCCAAGACGCTGAAGGATGCGGGCGCCCCCGGCGTGCTCGCCGACTTCCCGCCGAACGGCCGCGCCTACACCCAGGCGCTCTTCGCCCAGGCCGGCTCCGTGCCGTTCGACTACGACAACGCGAACCCGGGCGAGATCGGCATCGACGTCGCCGACCAGGGCTCGAAGGACGTGCTGAGCTTCTGGGCCGACCTGGCCGACCAGGGTCTGGTCGCGGTCGACGAGGCGTTCACCGCCGACTACAACACCATGCTCGTCGACGGCACCTATGCGATCTACGTCGCCGCCGCATGGGGCCCCGGCTACCTGCAGGGCCTCGAGGGCACCGACGACAGCGCCGTGTGGCAGGCCGCGCCGGTTCCCCAGTGGGACGCGTCGAACCCCGTGCAGATCAACTGGGGCGGCTCGACCTTCGCGGTGACCAGCCAGGCGAAGGACAAGGAGGCGGCCGCGGTCGTCGCCAAGGAGATCTTCGGCACCGAGGAGGCGTGGAAGATCGGCATCGAGCAGGCCGCGCTGTTCCCGCTGTGGAAGCCGATCCTCGAGTCCGACTACTTCCGCGACCTGGAGTACCCGTTCTTCGGCGGACAGCAGATCAACAAGGACGTGTTCCTCGACGCGGCGGCCGGCTACGCCGGGTTCACCTTCAGCCCGTTCCAGAACTACGCGTACGACCAGCTCCAGCAGGAGGTCACGGCGGTGGTGGTCGACGGGTCGAAGGATGCCTCGACGGCACTCGACGACCTGCAGGCCACGCTCGAGACCTACGCCACCGAGCAGGGCTTCGAACTGAAGTAG
- a CDS encoding multidrug effflux MFS transporter → MSTASIPIIRPDDLRAPTHPGDRLSARQRLVYVLVLGALTALGPFTVDLYLPAFPVLQQEFGVGPAAVQITLTGTMVGFGFGQLIVGPWSDKVGRRLPLLLATGLHIAASVAAALAPDIVWLSVFRLLQGFGAAAGGVVAMAMVRDLFGGKPLVKMLSRLALVNGLAPVLAPVIGSQLLAVMDWRGVFWVLACYGLFVVLAVGFSIRETLPVERRRAAGHSTIGQRYRALFRDRVYLGAAIAGGMTFTGLFGYLSTSSFLFQEVYAFTPQQYGVLFGVNSVGIIIGVQTSSRLMRGRIGPQWILAVTTAVHLAMALTIMALDSAGAGFWGTAVPLFVYITACGFSFPAVQILALANHGAEAGTAASLLGALNFGLAGLISPFIGMLGVGSAVPMAFVQVLASLVAIAALWTLVRPRTVPPLGD, encoded by the coding sequence ATGTCGACCGCATCCATCCCCATCATCCGACCCGACGACCTGCGCGCGCCGACCCACCCGGGCGACCGGCTCTCCGCCCGGCAGCGGCTCGTCTACGTGCTCGTGCTCGGCGCGCTCACCGCGCTCGGCCCCTTCACCGTCGACCTCTACCTGCCGGCGTTCCCGGTGCTGCAGCAGGAGTTCGGCGTCGGGCCGGCGGCCGTGCAGATCACCCTCACCGGCACCATGGTCGGGTTCGGCTTCGGTCAGCTCATCGTCGGGCCGTGGAGCGACAAGGTCGGCCGACGGCTGCCGCTGCTGCTCGCGACGGGGCTGCACATCGCCGCGTCGGTGGCGGCGGCCCTCGCGCCCGACATCGTGTGGCTCAGCGTGTTCCGCCTGCTGCAGGGCTTCGGCGCGGCGGCGGGCGGCGTGGTCGCGATGGCGATGGTGCGCGACCTGTTCGGCGGCAAGCCGCTCGTGAAGATGCTCTCGCGGCTCGCCCTGGTCAACGGCCTCGCGCCGGTGCTCGCGCCCGTGATCGGCTCGCAGCTGCTGGCGGTCATGGACTGGCGCGGCGTGTTCTGGGTGCTCGCGTGCTACGGCCTGTTCGTGGTGCTGGCGGTCGGGTTCTCGATCCGCGAGACGCTGCCGGTCGAGCGGCGCCGAGCGGCGGGGCACTCGACGATCGGGCAGCGCTACCGCGCCCTGTTCCGCGACCGGGTGTACCTCGGCGCCGCGATCGCCGGCGGCATGACCTTCACCGGTCTGTTCGGCTACCTCTCGACGTCGTCGTTCCTGTTCCAGGAGGTGTACGCGTTCACGCCGCAGCAGTACGGCGTGCTGTTCGGCGTGAACTCGGTCGGCATCATCATCGGCGTGCAGACGAGCTCTCGGCTCATGCGCGGCCGGATCGGACCCCAGTGGATCCTCGCCGTCACGACGGCGGTGCACCTCGCGATGGCGCTCACGATCATGGCGCTCGACTCGGCGGGGGCCGGGTTCTGGGGCACCGCCGTGCCGCTGTTCGTCTACATCACGGCGTGCGGGTTCTCGTTCCCGGCGGTGCAGATCCTGGCGCTCGCGAACCACGGCGCCGAGGCCGGCACCGCCGCGTCGCTGCTCGGCGCGCTGAACTTCGGACTCGCCGGGCTCATCTCGCCGTTCATCGGGATGCTCGGTGTGGGCAGCGCGGTGCCGATGGCGTTCGTGCAGGTGCTCGCCAGCCTCGTCGCGATCGCCGCGCTGTGGACGCTCGTGCGGCCGCGCACCGTTCCCCCGCTCGGCGACTGA